From a region of the Burkholderia lata genome:
- a CDS encoding YciI family protein, producing MARFFAVFATDQPGMRDVRDRVRPIHRTYLRSADQHGVVVRLGGPTLDPHGDAMNGTLLVVEADDIQAVMQFIGNDPYVKEGLFSHVEVRPWDWSLGNPEHRV from the coding sequence ATGGCGCGATTCTTTGCGGTGTTTGCGACGGACCAGCCGGGCATGCGCGACGTGCGCGATCGCGTACGGCCGATTCATCGGACTTACCTGCGCTCGGCCGATCAGCACGGCGTGGTGGTGCGGCTCGGTGGCCCGACGCTGGACCCGCACGGCGATGCGATGAACGGCACGCTGCTCGTCGTGGAAGCGGACGACATTCAGGCAGTGATGCAGTTCATCGGCAACGATCCGTATGTGAAGGAAGGGCTGTTCTCGCACGTGGAAGTGCGTCCGTGGGACTGGAGCCTCGGTAACCCCGAGCATCGAGTGTGA
- a CDS encoding maleylacetate reductase, translated as MDRFVYQGTPSRVVFEWGALDRLPDELSTLGARRALILSTPEQRPLAERVAAILGERAAGICAQAVMHVPIEVAHAAREMAGELDADCCVAIGGGSTIGLGKAIALESVLPILAVPTTYAGSEMTPIFGLTEGRLKRTGRDARVLPRTVLYDPSLTLSLPPDISAASGINAMAHAVEALYAEDTNPVISLMAEESIRALGEALPVVVRDPGNREARSRALYGAWLAGTCLGAVGMALHHKLCHTLGGTFNLPHAQTHAAMLPHTAHYNHSAAPDALRRVARALGGSDAAEAGPLLFALNARLGIAPALADLGMPEAGLDEAADLACRNPYVNPRPVERAAIRALLQFAWEGRAPQ; from the coding sequence ATGGATCGCTTCGTTTATCAGGGCACCCCTTCCCGTGTGGTGTTCGAATGGGGCGCGCTCGACAGGCTGCCGGACGAGTTGTCGACGCTCGGCGCGCGCCGCGCGCTGATCCTGTCCACGCCCGAGCAGCGGCCGCTTGCCGAGCGCGTGGCGGCGATCCTGGGCGAGCGTGCAGCCGGCATCTGCGCGCAGGCGGTCATGCATGTGCCGATCGAGGTCGCGCACGCGGCGCGCGAGATGGCCGGCGAACTGGATGCGGACTGCTGCGTCGCGATCGGCGGCGGGTCGACGATCGGGCTGGGCAAGGCGATTGCGCTCGAGTCGGTGCTGCCGATCCTGGCCGTGCCGACGACGTACGCGGGCTCGGAGATGACGCCGATCTTCGGGCTCACGGAAGGCCGGCTGAAGCGCACCGGGCGCGATGCGCGCGTGCTGCCGCGGACGGTGCTCTACGACCCGTCGCTGACGTTGTCGCTGCCGCCGGACATTTCCGCGGCATCGGGCATCAATGCGATGGCGCACGCCGTCGAGGCGCTGTATGCGGAAGACACGAACCCGGTGATCAGCCTGATGGCGGAGGAATCGATTCGCGCGCTCGGCGAAGCGCTGCCCGTGGTCGTGCGCGATCCGGGGAACCGCGAGGCGCGCAGCCGCGCGTTGTACGGTGCATGGCTTGCCGGAACCTGCCTGGGTGCGGTCGGCATGGCGCTGCACCACAAGCTGTGCCACACGCTCGGCGGCACCTTCAACCTGCCGCACGCGCAGACGCATGCGGCGATGCTGCCGCATACCGCGCACTACAACCACAGTGCCGCGCCCGATGCGCTACGCCGCGTGGCGCGGGCGTTGGGCGGGAGCGATGCAGCCGAAGCCGGCCCGCTGCTGTTCGCGCTGAACGCACGGCTCGGCATCGCGCCGGCGCTGGCCGACCTCGGGATGCCGGAGGCCGGCCTCGACGAAGCAGCTGATCTCGCGTGCCGCAACCCGTATGTGAATCCGCGGCCGGTCGAACGCGCGGCGATTCGCGCGCTGCTGCAGTTCGCATGGGAAGGGCGCGCGCCGCAATGA
- a CDS encoding aldehyde dehydrogenase family protein: protein MQTQLFIDGRFVDAVDRGTIDVLNPHDGSVITKIAAATAADVDLAVEAATRAFPKWSALPAAERGRLLLRLADAIEANAEELAQLESLDTGHPIRDSRALDVPRTAACFRYFGGMADKLQGSVIPVETGFLNYVQRAPIGVVGQIVPWNFPLMFTSWKMGPALAAGNTVVLKPSEITPLSTLRIVELMAEVGFPAGVVNIVPGYGHTAGQRLAEHPGVGKIAFTGSTATGRRIVEASQGNLKRVQLELGGKGANIVFDDADLDAAINGAAWAIFHNQGQACIAGSRLVLHERIADAFLERFVALASSIRIGNPLDANTEMGPLTSKQHLDRVLSFVDVAREQGGRVLTGGSAPQDPALANGYYVRPTVIEAKSAADRVAQEEVFGPFVTVLRFGSDDEALAIANATEYGLGSGLWTKDLSRAHKMASQINAGMCWINCYKRVNPGSPFGGVGQSGYGREMGFEAMHDYTEARSVWVNVDGNVPPHFKR from the coding sequence ATGCAAACCCAACTCTTCATCGACGGGCGCTTCGTTGACGCCGTCGACCGCGGCACGATCGACGTGCTGAACCCGCACGACGGCTCCGTCATCACGAAGATCGCGGCCGCCACCGCCGCGGACGTCGACCTGGCCGTCGAAGCCGCGACCCGCGCGTTCCCCAAATGGTCGGCGCTGCCGGCCGCCGAACGCGGCCGCTTGCTGCTGCGCCTCGCCGACGCGATCGAGGCCAATGCGGAGGAGCTGGCGCAGCTCGAATCGCTGGACACCGGCCACCCGATCCGCGATTCGCGCGCGCTCGACGTGCCGCGCACGGCCGCCTGCTTCCGCTACTTCGGCGGCATGGCCGACAAGCTGCAGGGCTCGGTGATTCCCGTCGAAACCGGCTTCCTGAACTATGTGCAGCGCGCGCCGATCGGCGTCGTCGGCCAGATCGTGCCGTGGAATTTTCCGCTGATGTTCACGAGCTGGAAGATGGGGCCGGCGCTCGCGGCCGGCAACACGGTGGTGCTCAAGCCGTCGGAGATCACGCCGCTGTCGACGCTGCGCATCGTCGAGCTGATGGCCGAGGTCGGGTTCCCCGCGGGTGTCGTCAACATCGTTCCCGGCTACGGTCATACGGCCGGCCAGCGGCTCGCCGAACATCCGGGCGTCGGCAAGATCGCGTTCACCGGATCGACGGCCACCGGCCGCCGTATCGTCGAAGCGTCGCAGGGCAACCTGAAGCGCGTGCAGCTCGAACTGGGCGGCAAGGGCGCCAACATCGTGTTCGACGACGCCGACCTCGACGCGGCCATCAACGGCGCCGCGTGGGCGATCTTCCACAACCAGGGGCAGGCGTGCATCGCCGGCTCGCGTCTCGTGCTGCACGAACGCATCGCGGATGCGTTCCTCGAGCGCTTCGTGGCGCTCGCGTCGTCGATCCGCATCGGCAACCCGCTCGATGCGAACACCGAGATGGGGCCGCTGACGTCGAAGCAGCACCTCGATCGCGTGCTGTCGTTCGTCGACGTCGCGCGCGAGCAGGGTGGCCGCGTGCTCACGGGCGGCAGTGCACCGCAGGACCCGGCGCTCGCCAACGGCTACTACGTGCGCCCGACGGTCATCGAAGCAAAGAGCGCGGCCGACCGCGTTGCGCAGGAAGAAGTGTTCGGCCCGTTCGTCACGGTGCTGCGCTTCGGCAGCGACGACGAAGCGCTGGCCATTGCGAACGCAACCGAATACGGGCTGGGCAGCGGTCTCTGGACGAAGGATCTCTCGCGCGCGCACAAGATGGCGTCGCAGATCAACGCGGGCATGTGCTGGATCAACTGCTACAAGCGCGTCAATCCGGGCAGCCCGTTCGGCGGCGTCGGCCAGTCGGGCTACGGCCGCGAGATGGGCTTCGAGGCGATGCACGACTACACCGAGGCGCGGTCGGTGTGGGTCAACGTCGACGGCAACGTGCCGCCGCACTTCAAGCGCTGA
- a CDS encoding LysR family transcriptional regulator, with protein sequence MDRFLSIEAFVRVAEASSFAEAARQLGVTSSVVTNRIQQLEKFVNAPLFHRSTRHVRLSEVGEAFYRECAEVVGRVNELTDQMRELRATPTGRLRIQMLPGFALDHFGAPLMEFNRRYPGIQLDVIVNDRVVDPVEEGFDIAFQIFPPISESLIERRLFTVRRLFCASPAYLDAHGAPQHPRDLLQHTTALYSGYPSRNRWTMTRGDEVVEMELPGMIRSNSVHLLREYALSGGGVVCLPTLVASEALVAGRLVPILTDFQLAPLSFAAVYPATQRQALKVKALVEFLAETIGDESPWDLPLLERGWVR encoded by the coding sequence ATGGACCGGTTCCTGAGCATCGAGGCATTCGTCAGGGTGGCGGAGGCGAGCAGCTTCGCCGAGGCGGCGCGGCAGCTCGGCGTGACCAGCTCCGTCGTGACGAACCGCATCCAGCAGCTCGAGAAGTTCGTCAACGCGCCGCTGTTCCATCGCAGCACGCGCCACGTGCGCCTGTCGGAAGTGGGCGAAGCGTTCTATCGCGAGTGCGCGGAGGTGGTGGGGCGCGTCAACGAGCTGACGGACCAGATGCGCGAGCTTCGCGCGACCCCGACCGGGCGGCTGCGCATCCAGATGCTGCCCGGTTTCGCGCTCGATCACTTCGGCGCGCCGCTGATGGAATTCAACCGGCGCTACCCGGGCATTCAGCTCGACGTGATCGTCAATGACCGTGTCGTGGACCCTGTCGAAGAAGGGTTCGACATCGCGTTCCAGATCTTCCCGCCGATCTCCGAGTCGCTGATCGAACGGCGGCTGTTCACCGTCAGGCGCCTCTTCTGCGCGTCGCCTGCGTACCTCGACGCGCATGGTGCGCCACAACATCCACGCGACCTGCTGCAGCACACCACGGCACTTTATTCGGGCTATCCGTCGCGCAACCGCTGGACGATGACGCGCGGCGACGAGGTCGTCGAAATGGAGTTGCCGGGCATGATCCGCTCGAACTCCGTGCACCTGCTGCGCGAGTATGCGCTGTCCGGCGGCGGCGTCGTGTGCCTGCCCACGCTCGTCGCGAGCGAGGCGCTCGTTGCGGGCCGGCTGGTGCCTATCCTCACCGACTTCCAGCTCGCGCCACTGAGCTTTGCCGCGGTTTATCCCGCAACGCAGCGACAGGCGCTGAAGGTGAAGGCGCTGGTCGAATTCCTCGCGGAAACCATCGGCGACGAATCGCCGTGGGACCTTCCGCTTCTGGAGCGTGGCTGGGTGCGCTGA
- a CDS encoding MFS transporter, giving the protein MKANEWDTSYEWKAVTLLALGFGLVGLDRWLIAPLFPSIMKDLNLNAQDVGNCIGVLGLSWGIFAALMGGISDKIGRRKVLIPAILAFSLLSGFSGLAGGLLGLMAIRGLMGVAEGSFCPTSFAATADASHPRRRGLNLGLQQSGFALFGLALSPIIATQLLGFVSWRWVFALVAVPGLILGAIMFFVIREPKVTKAVASEHAPASLGHVLKSRNILVAMAALCCAMTGVFVLGALLPLYLTDYLALGTQKMGLVVSAIGFGGFLGQFGLPGLSDLVGRRLASIVGFAGTAVMLYIFRGLGPQPVVLFGVLFVASFFTLGLVSLLSGPVATEAAPVGLVSTSIGVVVGVGEIFGGGIAPAMGGYVAAHFGIQNILWLPMCSVVLGIVVSLLLKETAPAVLQRRVAAVQPELAAGEQSR; this is encoded by the coding sequence ATGAAAGCAAACGAGTGGGATACCTCATACGAGTGGAAGGCGGTCACGCTGCTGGCGCTCGGTTTCGGGCTGGTCGGCCTCGATCGCTGGCTGATCGCGCCGCTGTTCCCTTCGATCATGAAGGACCTCAACCTGAACGCGCAGGACGTCGGCAACTGCATCGGCGTGCTCGGCCTGTCGTGGGGTATTTTCGCGGCGCTGATGGGCGGTATCTCCGACAAGATCGGCCGCCGGAAGGTGCTGATTCCGGCCATCCTCGCGTTCTCGCTGCTGTCGGGCTTCTCGGGGCTCGCGGGCGGGCTGCTCGGGTTGATGGCGATTCGCGGCCTGATGGGCGTGGCCGAAGGCTCGTTCTGCCCGACGAGCTTTGCCGCGACGGCCGACGCGTCGCATCCGCGGCGGCGCGGGCTGAACCTCGGCCTGCAGCAAAGCGGCTTCGCGCTGTTCGGGCTCGCGCTGTCGCCGATCATCGCGACGCAGCTGCTCGGCTTCGTGTCGTGGCGTTGGGTCTTTGCGCTCGTCGCCGTTCCCGGCCTGATCCTCGGCGCGATCATGTTCTTCGTCATCCGTGAGCCCAAGGTCACGAAGGCCGTCGCGTCGGAGCATGCGCCGGCGTCGCTCGGCCATGTGCTCAAGAGCCGCAACATCCTCGTCGCGATGGCCGCGCTGTGCTGCGCGATGACCGGCGTATTCGTGCTCGGCGCGCTGCTGCCGCTGTACCTGACCGACTACCTGGCGCTCGGCACGCAGAAGATGGGCCTCGTCGTGTCGGCGATCGGCTTCGGCGGTTTTCTCGGGCAGTTCGGGTTGCCGGGCCTGTCCGACCTGGTCGGCCGCCGCCTCGCGAGCATCGTCGGCTTCGCGGGAACGGCCGTGATGCTCTATATCTTCCGCGGCCTCGGCCCGCAGCCGGTCGTGCTGTTCGGGGTCCTGTTCGTCGCGTCGTTCTTCACGCTCGGGCTGGTGTCGCTGCTGTCCGGCCCGGTGGCGACCGAGGCCGCGCCCGTCGGGCTCGTGTCGACGTCGATCGGCGTGGTGGTCGGTGTCGGCGAAATCTTCGGCGGCGGCATCGCGCCGGCGATGGGCGGCTACGTCGCCGCACACTTTGGCATCCAGAACATTCTGTGGCTGCCGATGTGCTCGGTCGTGCTGGGCATCGTGGTCAGCTTGCTGCTGAAGGAAACCGCGCCGGCCGTGCTGCAGCGTCGCGTGGCGGCCGTGCAACCGGAACTGGCGGCGGGTGAGCAATCGCGGTAA
- a CDS encoding NIPSNAP family protein codes for MQYELTTLSCWLLAQDAVSAGAHRWVSDPGAAGRLLGAWRSEIGELGQIVVLRGFDDVDELQQERRRALMSGGPFNIDGADVGLNMETYERFPFLPEIEPSKLGRFYEFRRYWLKPAGIAPTIAAWEQAVGPAEAYTSHLVANMYAIDGPPRIAHIWGFSSLEERMALRARHYAEGLWPPKGGPQQIERATSTICLPEAWSPLC; via the coding sequence ATGCAGTATGAACTGACGACGTTGTCGTGTTGGCTGCTGGCGCAGGATGCCGTTTCCGCCGGGGCGCACCGATGGGTATCGGATCCGGGGGCCGCGGGGCGTCTCCTTGGCGCCTGGCGTTCGGAAATCGGCGAGTTGGGGCAGATCGTCGTGTTGCGCGGCTTCGACGACGTCGACGAACTGCAGCAGGAGCGCCGTCGTGCGTTGATGAGCGGCGGGCCGTTCAATATCGACGGTGCCGACGTGGGTCTCAACATGGAAACCTACGAACGCTTTCCGTTCCTGCCCGAGATCGAGCCGTCGAAACTCGGCAGGTTCTACGAATTTCGCCGCTATTGGCTCAAACCGGCCGGGATCGCGCCGACGATCGCCGCGTGGGAGCAGGCCGTCGGTCCGGCCGAAGCCTATACGTCTCATCTCGTCGCGAACATGTACGCGATCGATGGCCCGCCTCGCATCGCCCATATCTGGGGGTTCTCGAGCCTGGAGGAGCGCATGGCCTTGCGCGCGCGCCACTATGCCGAAGGGCTCTGGCCGCCCAAGGGCGGACCGCAGCAGATCGAGCGGGCCACGTCGACGATTTGCCTGCCGGAGGCGTGGTCTCCGCTGTGCTGA